In the Novosphingobium sp. 9 genome, one interval contains:
- a CDS encoding peptidylprolyl isomerase — translation MNFRLPVTAMMMGLVLAATPAIAKDKKKALEESAAASEATEMQKAKLPVTVDMDISHDPQNVLLLDLSDGGRVAIRLMPQWAPHHVERIKTLTEKGFYNGQIFHRVIDGFMAQTGDPTGTGQGGSDLPDLTAEFNSMPHVRGTVAMARTNDPNSANSQFFIMFYPRFALDHKYTVFGRVIAGMQYVDAIHRGEPPKDPTKILQASLASDNKAPPVVAPTPTATPSAVPAPGSISAADLNKSKSN, via the coding sequence ATGAACTTCCGCCTTCCCGTTACCGCGATGATGATGGGCCTCGTGCTCGCCGCTACGCCCGCTATCGCCAAGGACAAGAAGAAGGCTCTCGAAGAGAGCGCGGCCGCCAGCGAGGCGACCGAGATGCAGAAGGCCAAGCTGCCGGTGACGGTGGACATGGATATCTCTCACGATCCGCAGAACGTGCTGTTGCTCGATCTGTCGGACGGTGGACGCGTGGCGATCCGTCTGATGCCGCAGTGGGCGCCCCATCATGTCGAGCGGATCAAGACGCTCACGGAAAAGGGCTTCTACAATGGCCAGATATTCCACCGCGTGATTGATGGCTTCATGGCGCAGACCGGCGATCCGACGGGAACCGGGCAGGGCGGCTCCGATCTTCCCGACCTGACGGCGGAATTCAATTCGATGCCGCATGTGCGCGGTACGGTTGCGATGGCGCGCACCAACGACCCGAACAGCGCGAACAGCCAGTTCTTCATCATGTTCTACCCGCGCTTCGCGCTCGATCACAAATACACAGTGTTCGGTCGCGTGATCGCGGGCATGCAGTATGTCGATGCCATTCACCGTGGCGAGCCGCCCAAGGACCCGACCAAGATCCTGCAGGCCTCGCTGGCGTCGGACAACAAGGCCCCGCCTGTCGTCGCGCCCACGCCGACTGCGACGCCTTCTGCGGTACCGGCTCCGGGTTCGATCTCGGCTGCTGACCTCAACAAGTCCAAGTCGAACTGA
- the coaD gene encoding pantetheine-phosphate adenylyltransferase, producing MTDLSSAERVGVYPGTFDPITLGHADIIRRGAKLVDRLIVGVTTNPSKDPLFQPDERIAMVEREVAALGLDNVTVVGFNALLMKFARAQNAGVIVRGLRAVADFEYEYQMAGMNQQLDAEIETVFLMADVGLQPIASKLVKEIAMFRGDITRFVSPAVREDVLARIAERGFLGDY from the coding sequence TCCCGGCACTTTCGATCCCATCACGCTGGGCCATGCGGACATCATCCGTCGCGGCGCAAAGCTGGTCGACCGGTTGATCGTCGGCGTCACCACCAACCCGTCGAAGGACCCGCTCTTTCAGCCGGACGAACGCATCGCCATGGTCGAGCGTGAAGTGGCTGCGCTGGGGCTCGATAACGTGACTGTCGTGGGCTTCAACGCGCTGCTGATGAAGTTCGCGCGGGCACAGAACGCAGGCGTGATCGTGCGCGGGCTGCGCGCGGTCGCCGATTTCGAATACGAATACCAGATGGCCGGGATGAACCAGCAGCTCGATGCCGAGATCGAGACGGTATTCCTGATGGCCGATGTCGGTCTGCAGCCGATCGCCTCCAAGCTGGTGAAGGAAATCGCCATGTTCCGGGGCGACATCACCCGGTTTGTCAGCCCTGCCGTTCGCGAAGATGTGCTGGCGCGGATTGCCGAGCGAGGGTTTCTTGGCGACTATTGA